The Pseudomonas alkylphenolica genomic sequence CGCGCTTGCGACTGTTGCTGATCGATCAGTAGACGTCTTGCCAGTTCCAGCCCCTGCTCATCTTCGACAGAGGTAGTAGCACTTTGGTTCTGTGCCTGTTGCAAAGAATTCGCATTTGCCAGGTAGAAAGCGCGGACTTCGGCCGTATCGGGCTCCGGCACCTGAGAGGCCTGCATGAATACCTGCTGCGCAGCCAGTTCATGGCGGGTGTAGTCGGCAAAGCTGTCGCTGTCGAAACCGGCATCGGCCAGGCGCTGCTCAAAGCTTTTGCCCGTGCCCAGCGCCTGACGCAGTTGGTCGATCTGCGCGTCCACCTCACTGTCACTGATTTTGATGCCCTGGCGCTGGGCTTCCTGCCAGAGCAGTTCCTTGTCGATCAGGTCGTTGAGCGCCTGCTCACGCAAGCGCTTGTACACGCTGGGGTTGCGAATGCTGGTCAGGGCCCGACCCTGGGCTTGCAGGTAGTCGGTAAAATAGCGCTCCAGACGCATCTGGCTGATCGCCACGCCGTTGACCTGGGCTGCCGGCGGTCCCTCCTGGGCCTGCACCTGCAGCGCTACCAGGCATAGCAATAGAGTGAGCAGCTTCATGGCGCATTCACCTCCGCGACAG encodes the following:
- a CDS encoding SurA N-terminal domain-containing protein; translation: MKLLTLLLCLVALQVQAQEGPPAAQVNGVAISQMRLERYFTDYLQAQGRALTSIRNPSVYKRLREQALNDLIDKELLWQEAQRQGIKISDSEVDAQIDQLRQALGTGKSFEQRLADAGFDSDSFADYTRHELAAQQVFMQASQVPEPDTAEVRAFYLANANSLQQAQNQSATTSVEDEQGLELARRLLIDQQQSQARHALLQRLRDAGQVQRLD